The Nocardioides sp. S-1144 genome includes a region encoding these proteins:
- a CDS encoding fatty acid desaturase family protein yields the protein MAIADVQQYMHLTDDEVEQLGRELDAIRAEVEESRGDDDAAYINRMIRVQRGLAAAGRISLLLGLHAPATRRASWVAGTSALALAKILENMEIGHNVMHGQWDWMNDPEIHSSTWEWDTAQPAEQWKHSHNYIHHQFTNVLGYDNDIGYGILRMAREQKWSPFNLGQPVYNALLASLFQWGVALHDLDIERIRKMEKDPKEMKRQLRQIVRKGRNQILKDYVVYPALSGPRWRQTLAANATANVTRNLWSYVIIFCGHFPDGALHFTEDEIEDETRAEWYLRQILGAANFKGGPLLHILSGNLGFQIEHHLFPDLPSNRYAEISVRVRELCDKYGIPYTTGPLHRQYGQALRTIVKLSVPNGWTREDRAYVAGDDAPPEAGLARGRRSDAERPSRMRELGRWSRTRAGRDGS from the coding sequence GTGGCCATCGCCGACGTCCAGCAGTACATGCACCTCACCGACGACGAGGTCGAGCAGCTCGGCCGCGAGCTCGACGCGATCCGCGCCGAGGTCGAGGAGTCCCGCGGCGACGACGACGCCGCCTACATCAACCGGATGATCCGGGTCCAGCGCGGTCTCGCCGCCGCCGGCCGGATCAGCCTCCTGCTCGGGTTGCACGCCCCGGCGACCCGCCGGGCCTCCTGGGTCGCGGGCACGTCGGCGCTCGCGCTGGCCAAGATCCTCGAGAACATGGAGATCGGCCACAACGTCATGCACGGCCAGTGGGACTGGATGAACGACCCCGAGATCCACTCCTCGACCTGGGAGTGGGACACCGCCCAGCCCGCCGAGCAGTGGAAGCACAGCCACAACTACATCCACCACCAGTTCACCAACGTGCTCGGCTACGACAACGACATCGGCTACGGCATCCTCCGGATGGCGCGCGAGCAGAAGTGGTCGCCGTTCAACCTCGGGCAGCCGGTCTACAACGCGCTGCTCGCCTCGCTGTTCCAGTGGGGCGTGGCGCTGCACGACCTCGACATCGAGCGGATCCGCAAGATGGAGAAGGACCCGAAGGAGATGAAGCGGCAGCTGCGCCAGATCGTGCGCAAGGGCCGCAACCAGATCCTCAAGGACTATGTCGTCTACCCGGCGCTCTCGGGCCCGCGGTGGCGGCAGACGCTCGCGGCCAACGCCACGGCCAACGTGACCCGCAACCTCTGGTCCTACGTGATCATCTTCTGCGGGCACTTCCCCGACGGCGCCCTGCACTTCACCGAGGACGAGATCGAGGACGAGACCCGCGCCGAGTGGTACCTGCGCCAGATCCTCGGCGCCGCCAACTTCAAGGGCGGCCCGCTGCTGCACATCCTGTCGGGCAACCTCGGCTTCCAGATCGAGCACCACCTCTTCCCCGACCTGCCCAGCAACCGGTACGCCGAGATCTCGGTGCGGGTGCGCGAGCTGTGCGACAAGTACGGCATCCCGTACACCACCGGCCCGCTGCACCGGCAGTACGGCCAGGCGCTGCGCACCATCGTCAAGCTGTCGGTGCCCAACGGCTGGACCCGGGAGGACCGCGCCTACGTCGCCGGCGACGACGCCCCGCCGGAGGCCGGTCTAGCCCGCGGCCGCCGCAGCGACGCCGAGCGGCCCTCGCGGATGCGCGAGCTCGGGCGCTGGTCGCGCACCCGCGCCGGGCGGGACGGGTCCTGA
- a CDS encoding ferredoxin reductase, translating to MTSTTNPPDQRLSWEKVRRAADKLTTPLLPDDYLTLLNPLWSSRELRGRVEKVVPETEDAATLVIRPGWGWRYQHRPGQYVGIGLQVRGKWHWRSYSISSPPRRDGRHLAITVRAMPEGFLSEHLVRGLEPGAIVRLAMPQGDFVLPDPPPQKLLFLVGGSGITPVISMIRTLDRRGTMPDVVLHYSSPTEDRMIFRDELAALHERHEALRFVPQHTDVDGILDPADLDTVCPDWRERETYACGPAPMLDAVTAHFEEQDLADQLHLERFSLDLGGEGGEGGTIRFQNSGREIDVDGATTVLEAGEQAGVGMPYGCRMGVCHTCTLTLVSGTVRDLRNGDEYGQPNEAVQTCVTAPAGDCVFDI from the coding sequence ATGACGAGCACCACCAACCCGCCGGACCAGCGGCTCTCCTGGGAGAAGGTCCGCCGTGCCGCGGACAAGCTCACCACGCCGTTGCTGCCCGACGACTACCTGACGCTGCTCAACCCGCTGTGGAGCTCGCGCGAGCTGCGCGGGCGGGTAGAGAAGGTCGTGCCCGAGACCGAGGACGCCGCGACGCTCGTCATCCGGCCGGGCTGGGGGTGGCGCTACCAGCACCGTCCCGGGCAGTACGTCGGGATCGGGCTGCAGGTCCGGGGCAAGTGGCACTGGCGCTCGTACTCGATCAGCTCGCCGCCGCGCCGCGACGGCCGCCACCTCGCGATCACCGTGCGGGCGATGCCCGAGGGGTTCCTTTCCGAGCACCTGGTGCGCGGGCTGGAGCCGGGCGCGATCGTCCGGCTCGCGATGCCGCAGGGCGACTTCGTGCTGCCAGACCCCCCGCCGCAGAAGCTGCTGTTCCTCGTCGGCGGCAGCGGGATCACGCCCGTCATCTCGATGATCCGCACCCTGGACCGCCGCGGGACGATGCCGGACGTCGTCCTGCACTACTCCTCGCCGACCGAGGACCGGATGATCTTCCGCGACGAGCTCGCGGCCCTCCACGAGCGCCACGAGGCGCTGCGGTTCGTCCCCCAGCACACCGACGTCGACGGGATCCTCGACCCCGCCGACCTCGACACCGTCTGCCCGGACTGGCGCGAGCGCGAGACCTACGCCTGCGGCCCGGCCCCCATGCTCGACGCCGTCACCGCCCACTTCGAGGAGCAGGACCTCGCCGACCAGCTCCACCTCGAGCGGTTCTCGCTCGACCTCGGGGGAGAGGGCGGCGAGGGCGGCACGATCCGGTTCCAGAACTCGGGCAGGGAGATCGACGTCGACGGCGCCACCACCGTGCTCGAGGCCGGCGAGCAGGCCGGCGTCGGGATGCCCTACGGCTGCCGGATGGGCGTCTGCCACACCTGCACCCTCACCCTCGTCTCCGGCACGGTCCGCGACCTGCGCAACGGCGACGAGTACGGCCAGCCCAACGAGGCCGTCCAGACGTGCGTCACGGCCCCGGCCGGCGACTGCGTCTTCGACATCTGA
- a CDS encoding HNH endonuclease, translated as MSDPTVADLASWAAALAGLDAPGDSATDIPDAARIDLLRGLERLKGAVDAAQHRLAHAFEESQRAEQRHAGVPEQRVGEGVALQVALALRESHQRAARLLGAARVLCTEMPQTLAALSEGRINEWRAMLLVRETACLSEEHRRTIDEKIAGDDDVERLGTKHLVSSAHHLAARLDSAGVAERQRLAERDRRVTIRPAPDTMSYVTALVPVADGVAMYAALKRHADAAAAAGDGRGRGQVMADTVVELVTGRSTDVPPAVELQLIMTDRALLAGDDEPAHLPGYGVVPAEWARDLVGRAASATTAWLRRLYVLPGGRSLMAMDSRRRTVPAGLAAFITARDLRCRTPWCGAPVRHVDHVQPHRDTGTTRAHDLQGLCERCNHAKEALGWSSRPRAGPVHTTETTTPTGHRYLSFAPLLPGDDEAA; from the coding sequence ATGTCCGACCCGACCGTCGCCGACCTCGCGTCCTGGGCCGCCGCCCTGGCCGGTCTCGACGCGCCCGGCGACAGCGCGACCGACATCCCGGACGCCGCGCGGATCGACCTGCTCCGCGGCCTCGAGCGGCTCAAGGGCGCCGTGGACGCCGCCCAGCACCGCCTCGCCCACGCCTTCGAGGAGTCCCAGCGCGCGGAGCAGCGGCACGCCGGCGTCCCGGAGCAGCGGGTCGGCGAGGGCGTCGCGCTCCAGGTCGCCCTCGCGCTGCGCGAGAGCCACCAGCGCGCCGCCCGCCTGCTCGGCGCAGCCCGGGTGCTGTGCACCGAGATGCCCCAGACCCTGGCGGCGCTGTCCGAGGGCCGGATCAACGAGTGGCGCGCGATGCTGCTGGTCCGCGAGACCGCGTGCCTGAGCGAGGAGCACCGGCGCACGATCGACGAGAAGATCGCGGGCGACGACGACGTCGAGCGGCTCGGCACCAAGCACCTGGTCTCCTCCGCCCACCACCTCGCCGCCCGTCTCGACTCCGCCGGCGTCGCCGAGCGCCAGCGCCTCGCCGAGCGCGACCGCCGCGTGACCATCCGACCCGCGCCCGACACGATGTCCTACGTCACCGCCCTCGTGCCCGTCGCCGACGGCGTGGCCATGTACGCCGCCCTCAAGCGGCACGCCGACGCCGCAGCCGCCGCCGGTGACGGACGCGGGCGGGGACAGGTCATGGCCGACACCGTGGTCGAGCTCGTCACCGGCCGCTCGACCGACGTGCCGCCAGCGGTCGAGCTGCAGCTGATCATGACCGACCGCGCGCTCCTCGCCGGTGACGACGAGCCCGCCCACCTGCCGGGCTACGGGGTGGTTCCCGCCGAGTGGGCGCGCGACCTGGTCGGGCGGGCGGCGTCCGCGACGACGGCCTGGCTGCGCCGTCTCTACGTGCTGCCGGGCGGACGGTCGCTGATGGCCATGGACTCCCGCCGCCGCACGGTGCCGGCCGGTCTCGCCGCGTTCATCACCGCACGCGACCTGCGGTGCCGCACGCCCTGGTGCGGCGCGCCGGTCCGCCACGTCGACCACGTCCAGCCCCACCGCGACACCGGCACGACACGGGCCCACGACCTGCAGGGCCTCTGCGAGCGGTGCAACCACGCCAAGGAGGCCCTCGGCTGGTCGTCCCGGCCGCGCGCCGGGCCGGTGCACACCACGGAGACCACCACACCGACCGGGCACAGGTACCTGTCGTTCGCCCCGCTCCTGCCCGGCGACGACGAGGCCGCCTGA
- a CDS encoding DNA polymerase domain-containing protein produces MAKTPAAVVEAGGRAVRVSSPDRVIYKATDRTPEVTKLMVAQYFAGVEDGLMRALRDRPTALERWTSGFREGMRLATGPQDKDADAFYQKRVPKGAPDYLETVQITFPSGRTADEICPTEIAVPVWCAHMGALTFHPWPVRRGDVDRPDELRIDLDPQPGTTFADAVRVAGVADELLRELGLVGFPKTSGNRGVHIYVRIEPRWEFVDVRHAAIGLGRELARRDDGVTVDWWKEERGERIFVDYNQNNRDRTIASAYSLRPQPGAPVSTPLTWAELRDLRDPREHNLFTVPDRHADGDPWAAIDDTAYSLQPLLDLWEEQGAVELNYPPDYPKMPGEPPRVQPSKKVAGHWDEDGNRVDT; encoded by the coding sequence ATGGCGAAGACCCCAGCCGCAGTCGTCGAGGCGGGCGGCCGCGCCGTGCGCGTCTCGAGCCCGGACCGTGTGATCTACAAGGCGACCGACCGCACCCCGGAGGTCACCAAGCTGATGGTGGCGCAGTACTTCGCCGGCGTCGAGGACGGCCTGATGCGCGCCCTGCGGGACCGTCCGACGGCCCTCGAGCGGTGGACGTCGGGGTTCCGTGAGGGCATGAGGCTGGCGACGGGTCCGCAGGACAAGGACGCCGACGCCTTCTACCAGAAGCGGGTCCCGAAGGGTGCTCCCGACTACCTGGAGACGGTCCAGATCACCTTCCCGAGCGGCCGGACCGCCGACGAGATCTGTCCGACCGAGATCGCGGTGCCGGTGTGGTGCGCGCACATGGGCGCCCTGACGTTCCACCCGTGGCCGGTCCGGCGGGGCGACGTCGACCGTCCCGACGAGCTGCGCATCGACCTCGACCCGCAGCCCGGGACGACGTTCGCCGACGCCGTCCGGGTGGCCGGCGTCGCCGACGAGCTGCTGCGCGAGCTCGGGCTGGTGGGGTTCCCGAAGACCAGCGGCAACCGCGGGGTGCACATCTACGTCCGCATCGAGCCGCGCTGGGAGTTCGTCGACGTCCGGCACGCCGCGATCGGCCTCGGCCGGGAGCTGGCCCGCCGCGACGACGGGGTCACGGTCGACTGGTGGAAGGAGGAGCGCGGCGAGCGCATCTTCGTCGACTACAACCAGAACAACCGGGACCGGACGATCGCCTCGGCGTACTCGCTGCGGCCGCAGCCCGGCGCGCCGGTGTCGACACCGTTGACCTGGGCCGAGCTGCGTGACCTGCGCGACCCGCGTGAGCACAACCTGTTCACCGTCCCCGACCGGCACGCCGACGGCGACCCGTGGGCCGCGATCGACGACACCGCCTACTCGCTGCAGCCGCTGCTCGACCTGTGGGAGGAGCAGGGCGCGGTGGAGCTCAACTACCCGCCGGACTACCCCAAGATGCCCGGCGAGCCGCCCCGCGTGCAGCCCAGCAAGAAGGTCGCCGGGCACTGGGACGAGGACGGGAACCGGGTCGACACCTGA
- the msrB gene encoding peptide-methionine (R)-S-oxide reductase MsrB, whose translation MAYDVQKTDEEWRAELSEEEYQVLRKAGTERAFTGEYTDTETTGIYRCKACQAKLFESDTKFHSGCGWPSFYQPISDTIEYIEDVSHGMKRVEVRCAGCGSHLGHVFPDGYGTPTGDRYCINSISLTLEPVEPS comes from the coding sequence ATGGCCTACGACGTGCAGAAGACTGATGAGGAGTGGCGGGCAGAGCTCTCCGAGGAGGAGTACCAGGTGCTGCGCAAGGCCGGCACCGAGCGCGCCTTCACCGGCGAGTACACCGACACCGAGACGACCGGCATCTACCGGTGCAAGGCCTGCCAGGCCAAGCTCTTCGAGTCCGACACCAAGTTCCACTCCGGGTGCGGGTGGCCGAGCTTCTACCAGCCGATCAGCGACACGATCGAGTACATCGAGGACGTCTCGCACGGCATGAAGCGCGTCGAGGTGCGCTGCGCGGGCTGCGGGTCCCACCTGGGCCACGTCTTCCCCGACGGCTACGGCACGCCCACCGGCGACCGCTACTGCATCAACTCGATCAGCCTCACGCTGGAGCCCGTCGAGCCGTCGTAG
- the hemQ gene encoding hydrogen peroxide-dependent heme synthase yields the protein MSDSQTNAARLREINDSIRYTMWSVFRLADVIGDGEDRADRAAEAAEVEKLFAELAEQDVVVRGVYDVSGLRADADVMVWTHANRSEDLQTAYHRLRRTAFGRRLAPVWSQMALHRPAEFNKSHVPAFLDDERVRAHVCVYPFVRSYEWYLLPDEERRDMLKEHGMQARPYPDVRANTVSSFGLGDYEWMLAFEADDLFRIVDLMRDLRASRARRHVREETPFYTGSLTSVPDLLDRLP from the coding sequence ATGAGCGACAGCCAGACCAACGCCGCCCGCCTGCGCGAGATCAACGACTCGATCCGCTACACGATGTGGTCGGTCTTCCGGCTCGCCGACGTGATCGGCGACGGCGAGGACCGTGCGGACCGGGCGGCCGAGGCGGCCGAGGTCGAGAAGCTCTTCGCCGAGCTCGCCGAGCAGGACGTCGTCGTCCGCGGCGTCTACGACGTCAGCGGGCTGCGGGCCGACGCCGACGTGATGGTGTGGACCCACGCCAACCGCTCCGAGGACCTGCAGACGGCCTACCACCGGCTGCGCCGCACGGCGTTCGGGCGCCGGCTGGCGCCGGTGTGGTCGCAGATGGCGCTGCACCGCCCCGCCGAGTTCAACAAGAGCCACGTGCCGGCGTTCCTCGACGACGAGCGGGTGCGGGCCCACGTGTGCGTCTACCCGTTCGTGCGCTCCTACGAGTGGTACCTCCTGCCCGACGAGGAGCGCCGCGACATGCTCAAGGAGCACGGCATGCAGGCCCGGCCCTACCCCGACGTGCGGGCCAACACGGTCTCGTCGTTCGGCCTGGGCGACTACGAGTGGATGCTGGCCTTCGAGGCCGACGACCTGTTCCGGATCGTCGACCTGATGCGGGACCTGCGGGCCAGCCGGGCGCGACGCCACGTCCGCGAGGAGACCCCGTTCTACACCGGGTCGCTCACCTCGGTCCCGGACCTGCTCGACCGGCTGCCCTGA
- the hemG gene encoding protoporphyrinogen oxidase, protein MRIVVVGAGVAGLTAAHDLVADGHDVVVLEASDRPGGKIRRESVAGVPVDVGAEAMVNRRPEGVTLARALDLEIVHPSLASSRIWTRDALRPLPRTLLGAPLDLDALAASGILSAGGLARARQEVGELDGDPSGDVSVGDLVGGRYGEEVVDRLVEPMLGGVYAGHARRISAAAAAPALLRLRQGPLPVPPDPGTPVFAGLRGGMSGLVDRLAAEVEIRTGVTVRAVERSSGGFTVAGEHADGVVVAVPAAPASRLLGDLAPAAAAELAAFDYASVVVVTLALDPAAVPDVVREASGFLVPPVDGRRIKASTFSSSKWGLDADVTLLRTSIGRVGEERILQRSDDELVAASLVDLREATGLAARPLATHVQRWGGGLPQYDVGHLARVERVRADVAGVPGLAVCGAAYDGVGIAGCIASGHRAARDVLAADALG, encoded by the coding sequence GTGCGGATCGTCGTCGTCGGAGCCGGGGTGGCCGGGCTGACCGCCGCGCACGACCTGGTCGCCGACGGGCACGACGTCGTCGTCCTCGAGGCGAGCGACCGGCCCGGCGGCAAGATCCGGCGGGAGAGCGTCGCCGGCGTCCCGGTCGACGTCGGCGCCGAGGCGATGGTCAACCGGCGTCCCGAGGGCGTCACCCTGGCCCGCGCGCTCGACCTCGAGATCGTCCACCCGAGCCTCGCGTCGTCGCGGATCTGGACCCGCGACGCGCTGCGCCCCCTGCCCCGCACCCTCCTCGGCGCCCCGCTCGACCTCGACGCGCTCGCGGCCTCCGGGATCCTCTCGGCCGGCGGGCTGGCCCGCGCGCGCCAGGAGGTCGGCGAGCTGGACGGCGACCCGTCCGGCGACGTCTCCGTCGGCGACCTCGTCGGCGGACGGTACGGCGAGGAGGTGGTCGACCGGCTGGTCGAGCCGATGCTCGGCGGGGTCTACGCCGGGCACGCGCGGCGGATCTCCGCCGCCGCGGCGGCCCCCGCCCTGCTCCGGCTGCGGCAGGGACCGCTCCCGGTCCCGCCGGACCCGGGCACCCCCGTCTTCGCCGGCCTGCGGGGCGGCATGTCCGGCCTCGTCGACCGGCTCGCCGCGGAGGTCGAGATCCGCACCGGCGTCACGGTCCGTGCGGTGGAGCGCTCCTCCGGCGGGTTCACGGTGGCCGGCGAGCACGCCGACGGGGTCGTGGTCGCCGTCCCTGCCGCCCCGGCGTCGCGGCTGCTCGGCGACCTCGCCCCGGCCGCCGCGGCCGAGCTGGCGGCGTTCGACTACGCCTCGGTCGTGGTGGTGACCCTGGCCCTCGACCCCGCCGCCGTCCCGGACGTCGTGCGGGAGGCCTCGGGCTTCCTCGTGCCGCCGGTCGACGGGCGCCGGATCAAGGCCTCGACGTTCTCCAGCTCCAAGTGGGGGCTCGACGCCGACGTCACCCTCCTGCGGACGTCGATCGGCCGGGTGGGGGAGGAGCGCATCCTCCAGCGCAGCGACGACGAGCTCGTCGCCGCCTCGCTCGTCGACCTGCGCGAGGCGACCGGCCTGGCGGCGCGCCCGCTGGCCACGCACGTGCAGCGGTGGGGCGGCGGGCTGCCGCAGTACGACGTCGGGCACCTGGCCCGGGTGGAGCGGGTCCGCGCCGACGTCGCCGGCGTGCCGGGGCTGGCCGTGTGCGGCGCGGCCTACGACGGCGTGGGCATCGCGGGGTGCATCGCGTCGGGCCACCGCGCGGCGCGGGACGTCCTGGCGGCCGACGCCCTGGGCTGA
- a CDS encoding flavin reductase family protein translates to MSALQMPTNQDLDPEALRAAFGVFPSGVVAVAAEVDGAPVGLAASSFTSVSLDPPLVQFSIANTSRTWPDLRRSERLGVTILAEAHGAVCRQLAGPVDRRFAGIPTTTTPLGAVTLDEGLARFHCSIYREVEAGDHTIVLLLLHAVEADDTSQPLVFHRSAFGSIAI, encoded by the coding sequence ATGAGCGCCCTGCAGATGCCGACCAACCAGGACCTCGACCCCGAGGCGCTGCGCGCGGCGTTCGGCGTCTTCCCCAGCGGCGTCGTGGCGGTCGCGGCGGAGGTCGACGGGGCGCCCGTGGGGCTGGCGGCGTCGTCGTTCACCTCGGTGAGCCTCGACCCGCCGCTGGTGCAGTTCTCGATCGCCAACACCTCGAGGACCTGGCCCGACCTGCGCCGCTCCGAGCGGCTCGGCGTCACCATCCTGGCCGAGGCGCACGGCGCCGTCTGCCGCCAGCTCGCCGGGCCGGTCGACCGGCGGTTCGCCGGGATCCCGACCACCACCACCCCGCTCGGCGCGGTCACCCTCGACGAGGGCCTGGCCCGGTTCCACTGCTCGATCTACCGCGAGGTGGAGGCCGGCGACCACACGATCGTGCTGCTGCTCCTGCACGCGGTGGAGGCCGACGACACCTCCCAGCCCCTGGTCTTCCACCGCAGCGCGTTCGGCAGCATCGCCATCTGA
- a CDS encoding NAD(P)H-dependent oxidoreductase: MSTTPSARTRTAVVVGNPKPASRTLSAATYVARELGGAEPDLVVDLATVGPGLLDFSDPAVTALAAEVAAADLVVVACPTYKATYTGLLKLFLDRFAPSYGTGLRGIAIPLMLGGGPVHALAPELTLRPVLTEIGATVPVRGHYVLDSAHDDPAAYADWLAAARPVVSTLLAARTGAPTP, from the coding sequence GTGAGCACCACCCCGTCCGCCCGCACCCGCACCGCCGTCGTCGTCGGCAACCCCAAGCCGGCCTCGCGCACCCTGTCGGCCGCGACCTACGTCGCCCGGGAGCTCGGCGGGGCCGAGCCCGACCTCGTGGTCGACCTCGCGACCGTCGGACCCGGCCTGCTCGACTTCTCCGACCCGGCCGTGACCGCCCTGGCCGCGGAGGTCGCGGCCGCGGACCTCGTCGTCGTCGCGTGCCCGACGTACAAGGCCACCTACACCGGGCTGCTCAAGCTCTTCCTCGACCGGTTCGCGCCCTCGTACGGCACCGGGCTGCGGGGCATCGCGATCCCGCTGATGCTCGGGGGAGGGCCGGTCCACGCGCTGGCGCCGGAGCTGACGCTGCGTCCCGTGCTCACCGAGATCGGGGCTACGGTGCCGGTACGTGGGCACTACGTGCTCGACTCCGCCCACGACGACCCGGCCGCCTACGCCGACTGGCTGGCGGCGGCACGACCGGTCGTCTCCACCCTGCTCGCCGCCCGGACAGGAGCCCCCACACCATGA
- a CDS encoding LLM class flavin-dependent oxidoreductase: MSALKFHWFLPTNGGDGRQVVGGGHGVEVGAAGRPASVAYLGQIARSAEQLGFEAALTPTGAWCEDAWLSTAMLSQVSERLKFLVAYRPGLTAPFLSAQMAGTFQNLSGGRLLLNVVTGGESHEQRMFGDFLDKDGRYARCDEFLEIVRRLWTGETVDFEGEHYRVEDAVLAQRPDPVPEIYFGGSSPAAGRVAARHADVYLTWGEPPAAVAEKVEWIRGLAAAEGREVRFGVRLHTIARDTSEEAWAEADRLLAAISPEEIARVQAGLRRSESEGQRRMLALNGGSKDGLEIHPHLWAGVGLVRGGAGTAMVGSHAEVADLVEEYAAVGVSEFVLSGYPHLEEAYRFGEGVLPELTARGRWQPPASTPHPTAAPSRAARKAAS; this comes from the coding sequence ATGAGTGCCTTGAAGTTCCACTGGTTCCTGCCCACCAACGGTGGTGACGGCCGCCAGGTCGTCGGGGGTGGCCACGGCGTGGAGGTGGGGGCGGCGGGTCGTCCGGCGAGCGTGGCCTACCTCGGCCAGATCGCCCGGAGCGCGGAGCAGCTGGGGTTCGAGGCGGCGTTGACGCCGACGGGTGCGTGGTGTGAGGACGCGTGGTTGTCGACGGCGATGTTGAGCCAGGTCTCGGAGCGGCTGAAGTTCCTGGTGGCGTACCGGCCGGGGCTGACCGCGCCGTTCCTGTCGGCCCAGATGGCCGGCACGTTCCAGAACCTGAGCGGGGGCCGGTTGTTGCTGAACGTGGTGACTGGTGGGGAGAGCCACGAGCAGCGGATGTTCGGTGACTTCCTCGACAAGGACGGCCGCTACGCCCGGTGCGACGAGTTCCTGGAGATCGTCCGCCGCCTGTGGACCGGGGAGACCGTCGACTTCGAGGGCGAGCACTACCGCGTCGAGGACGCGGTGCTGGCGCAGCGGCCGGACCCGGTGCCCGAGATCTACTTCGGCGGGTCCTCCCCGGCGGCCGGCCGGGTGGCGGCGCGGCACGCCGACGTGTACCTGACCTGGGGTGAGCCGCCGGCGGCGGTGGCGGAGAAGGTGGAGTGGATCCGGGGTCTGGCGGCTGCGGAGGGCCGTGAGGTGCGCTTCGGCGTCCGGTTGCACACGATCGCCCGCGACACCAGCGAGGAGGCGTGGGCCGAGGCGGACCGGTTGCTGGCCGCGATCTCGCCGGAGGAGATCGCGCGGGTCCAGGCGGGTCTGCGGCGCAGCGAGTCGGAGGGACAGCGCCGGATGCTGGCGTTGAACGGGGGCAGCAAGGACGGCCTGGAGATCCACCCGCACCTGTGGGCCGGGGTCGGCCTGGTGCGGGGCGGTGCCGGGACCGCGATGGTCGGGAGCCACGCCGAGGTCGCCGACCTGGTCGAGGAGTACGCCGCGGTCGGGGTCAGCGAGTTCGTGCTCTCGGGCTACCCGCACCTGGAGGAGGCCTACCGCTTCGGCGAAGGGGTGCTGCCCGAGCTCACCGCCCGCGGCCGCTGGCAACCCCCGGCGTCCACCCCCCACCCCACCGCCGCCCCGTCCCGGGCGGCCAGGAAGGCCGCCTCGTGA
- a CDS encoding LysR family transcriptional regulator, with amino-acid sequence MRIEQLQYLAAVTQHGSLRRASERLHLSQPALSEAISKLERELGVTLLDRRRSGARISRDGRELLQHMVEVLEAVDRLKVAAGDRSARSRQVRLGTVNAATTTLLVPAIARVQAEHPETNLELLTLQQPDIDQGLLEGSLDLGLVNVLGGDDPPVDLVGTDLVHGRPVVVLPTSHPLAARSHVTVDELREERFVAMRAGYLMHRFAHRIFGASVPAGWHSTDGAEMGKTLVAEGLGVTLLPDYSVVGDPLERAGLITTRPIAGDQTVVTLVLRQRSAATVSPQVRALRTALVEAAREYAGSQAS; translated from the coding sequence GTGCGCATCGAGCAGCTCCAGTACCTCGCCGCGGTGACCCAGCACGGCTCGCTGCGGCGCGCGAGCGAGCGGCTGCACCTGTCCCAGCCGGCCCTGAGCGAGGCGATCAGCAAGCTCGAGCGCGAGCTCGGGGTGACCCTCCTCGACCGCCGCCGCTCCGGTGCCCGGATCAGCCGCGACGGGCGCGAGCTGCTGCAGCACATGGTCGAGGTGCTCGAGGCCGTCGACCGCCTCAAGGTCGCCGCCGGCGACCGCAGCGCCCGTTCGCGGCAGGTGCGGCTGGGCACCGTGAACGCCGCCACGACGACGCTGCTCGTCCCCGCGATCGCCCGGGTGCAGGCCGAGCACCCCGAGACCAACCTCGAGCTGCTCACCCTCCAGCAGCCAGACATCGACCAGGGGCTGCTGGAGGGCTCGCTCGACCTCGGGCTGGTCAACGTCCTGGGCGGGGACGACCCGCCGGTCGACCTGGTCGGCACCGACCTCGTGCACGGTCGCCCGGTCGTCGTCCTGCCGACGTCGCACCCGCTCGCCGCGCGCTCCCACGTCACCGTCGACGAGCTGCGCGAGGAGCGGTTCGTGGCGATGCGCGCGGGCTACCTGATGCACCGCTTCGCCCACCGCATCTTCGGCGCCTCGGTGCCGGCCGGGTGGCACAGCACCGACGGCGCGGAGATGGGCAAGACGCTGGTCGCCGAGGGCCTCGGCGTCACCCTGCTCCCCGACTACAGCGTCGTCGGGGACCCGCTGGAGCGCGCGGGCCTGATCACCACCCGGCCGATCGCCGGCGACCAGACCGTCGTCACGCTCGTCCTGCGCCAGCGCAGCGCGGCCACCGTCTCGCCGCAGGTGCGGGCGCTGCGGACCGCGCTGGTCGAGGCCGCGCGGGAGTACGCCGGGTCGCAGGCGTCCTGA